The region CTTCGCGCCGAGCACCCGGGCGGCGTTGAGCAGCGTGCGGTCCACCGACACCACGCCCTGGAAGGCGGCGACCACACTGGACAGGAACGCCGCGAGCGCGATGACCACGATCTTCGGCGTCTCCCCGATGCCCAGCACCACGATCATCAGCGGGATCAGCGCGAGCGGCGGGATCGTACGGAAGAACTGGACGTACGGCTCCAGCAGGCCGCGGGCGACCGGATACCAGCCCATCAGGAAGCCGGCCGGCACCGCCAGGGCCGTACCGATCGAGAAGCCGGTCACCACCCGGCGCAGGCTGGCCAGGCTGTCGTCGAGGAGCGTGCCGTCGGCCGCCATGTCCCCGGCCCGCCGCGCGACCGACACCGGCCCCGGCAGCCCGCCCGTACCGGCGTGCGCCAGCAGCGCCCAGCCGGCGACACCGATGACGACGGCGGCGAGGTTGAGCCCGAGCGTCCGCAGCGCGGCTCGCCGCGACGTCCGCGCGGACGTCGGCATGTGCGGCTCGGCGGTCGTGTCCGGCAGGGCGGTCGTGTCCGGCAGGGCTGCCGTGTCCGGCTCGGCGGTCGTGTCCGGCAGGGCGGTCGTGTCCGGCAGGGCTGCCGTGTCGTCCGGCGCGGCGCTCTTCGTGAGGGCGTACGGGGCCGTGTCCGGCCCGGCGGTGCGCGTCCCGGCGGGTGCGGTGTCCTGCTCGGCGGCTCGCGAGGCGTCCCCCGGGGCGTACTGCGGGGCGTCCCGCGGAACGTCGTCCTTGTGCGGTCCGGTGGCGGCCGCGTCGGCCCGGCTCACGCGTCCTCCTGGGGGTCGGGGTCGGCGGGGCCGGAATCCGTCCGGTCGGGGCGGGCGGGGTAGCCGGCCAGCAGGGGCGACTCGTGCAGCACGAGCGCGATGCCGCCCAACGCGCCGCCGACGTCGCCGAGTTCCGCGCGGCGCAGCGTGACGCGGTCGCGGGCGATGGGCAGGACACGGGCGTCAAGGGCCTGTTCGACCGCGGTGAGGAGCGCCGTGCCGCGATCGGCGACCTCGCCCCCGATCACGATCACGCCGGGCCCGACGGCGTTGCAGACCGCGGCGAGCACGGCGCCGACGTGGCCGCCGACGGTGTGCAGCACGTCGTGGGCGGTCCGGTCGCCGGCGTCGGCGGCGCTGTGCAGCTCGGCGATGTCGGCGGCCCGGCCGCCCGCGGCGCGGTAGGCCCGCAGGACGGCGCCGATCGAGGCGACCGTCTCCAGGCAGCCGGTGCCGCCGCATTCACAGCGCGCGCCGGCCGGGTCGACGGTGATGTGGCCCAGCTCTCCCGACAAGCCGTCCGTGCCGCGGTGCAGGGCGCCGCCGACCACGAGGCCGCCGCCGACGCCGTGCGAGAGCCGCAGATACAGGACGTTCCGGCGGCCGGCCGCGGCTCCCCAGGTCGATTCGGCCAGCGCCGCGAGCCGGGTGTTGTTGTCCAGCAGCACCGGGCCGCCGAACCGTTTGGCCAGCAACTCCTCCCGGCCTTGGGCGTCGCCGGGCGGTGCCGACGTCAGGTGACCTACCGGCCCCACCACCCCGACGCCGATCGCGCCGACGGTGCCGAGCGCGCTCAGCCGCAGGGCGCCGCCCGCGAGGGTGCCGACCAGCGAGTCGGCGAGGTCGATCCGGTCGGGCCACGGGAGGTCGGCCGCGTGCGCGGCGCTGGCCGAGCCGATGACCTCGTGCGCGACATTGGCGGCGGCCACGTGCACGGCCCGCCGCGCGAAGTCGATGCCGATGGCCTGCCCGGCCTGCGGGTTGAGGGTCAGCAGCTCCACCGGCCGGCCGCGCCTGCGCGGTCCCGGGTCCTTCGCCGACGCCACGACGGCACCGCTGGCGACCAGTTCGGCCACGATGTCGGAGAGGGTGGTACGCGACAGCCCGGCGCGCTGGCCGAGTTGGCCCCGGCTGAGCGGGCCGTGCCTGCGCAGCAGACCGAGGACCAGCTCCTCGTGTCCGCGCCGCAGCCGCGCCAGCGGGCCGTCGTGATCGTGCATGCCGCCCAGCATGTCGACGCGGGTATTTTTTCGTCAACGCTCCGGATTAATGTTCATGCGGCTGCAATAACCGGCAGCGGGGCCGCCGTGTCCCCTGTGCGGCCAGGCTCCGTCAGGCGTCGCGGGCGCAGCGGAATCCGACGTTCCCCGACGTGCTGTCAGGCGTGTTGCGGTTGCGGGCGGCGACCCGGTAGCGGTTGCAGTAGGAGCGGTGGCAGAGGTACGAGCCGCCGCGCATGGCCTTCGCCTCGCCCGATGCCGGGCCGCGCGGATTGTCGCGGCCCGGGTGGTCGGTGCCCCACCAGTCGTGGCACCACTCCCACACGTTGCCGGCCACGTTGTACAGGCCGAAGCCGTTGGGCTCGAAGGCGTCCACGGGTGCCGTGGCGGTGTAGCCGTCGTCGGCGGTGTTCTTGGTGGGGAACCGCCCCCGCCAGATGTTGCAGCGGTAGGCGCCGTCCGGGTCCAGCTCGTCGCCCCACGGATAGCGGCGCTGCTCCAGGCCGCCGCGGGCCGCGTACTCCCATTCGGCCTCGGTCGGCAGCCGGCCCCCGGCCCAACGGCAGTACGCCACGGCGTCGTTCCAGGACACATGGGTGACCGGGTGCCGGCCGCGGTCGCCGACCGCGCTGCCGGGACCCTCGGGCGCCCGCCAGGAGGCGCCCCGCACACCGCACCACCACGGCGCCTCCGGGGGCCGGGGCGCGTCGCGGCGCAGCGCGCCCGGCAGGAAGGCGGCGAACACGTAGGACCAGCCGAAGCGTTCGGCCTCCGTCACATGGCCGGTCGCCTCGGCGAACGCGGCGAAGCGCTCGTTGCTCACCGCGTGGGTGTCGATCCAGAAGGGCGCGAGCCGGGTCTCCCGCACCGGGCCCTCGCCGTCCGCGGCGAACCCCTCCTCGTCCGCGGTACCCATCAGGAACGACCCGCCGGCCAGCCGCACCATGCCCTCGGTCCCGCCCGCCGACGCCGGCCCGCCGGCGCTGGCGGGCACCGGCCCCGACCCCGGGAAGCCGATGCTCACCGGCACCGGCCCGCGTCCCGCCGCCGGGTCGCCCACCGCGTGTGCGGCGCCGCCGCGCGCCGGGGTGCAGCAGGATCCGGTGTGCGGCTCGGCTTCACTCACGGAGTTCTCCCTGGTCATCTCGGTGCGGGTGCCCGCGATCCTACGAGTCCCGCGCCCGGCACGCCACGGCCGCCCGGCCCGGGCCCCCCGGGGGGCGCGGGCCGGGCGGCCGTGGCGTGCCGCGCTACAGGGGTACGCCCGCGGTGGGCACCGCCTCCGTACTGTCCGCCGATCCGCCGGCGACGACGGTGGTCCCGCCGCCGCGGCCGTCGTGGCGGGTGAGGACGTACGTGGCGACCGCGCCGGCCAGCGCGACGGCCGCCGCGACAGCGAGGATCAGGTGCAGGCCGCTGTAGAAGCTGTTCCGCGACGCGTGGACGAACGCCTCGCGGGACGCGGGCGGCAGCCGGTCGGCGGCGCTGCCGATGTTGCCGGCGACGACCTGCTTGCCGAGGTCGTGCAGGTGGCCCGCGACCCCCGGCTCACCGGAGCTGAGGTCGCCGAGCCGGGCGATGACGCGGGCGGCCAGTACGCTGCCCAGGCCCGCGAAGCCCAGGGCGACGCCGATCTGCCGCATGGTGGCGTTGATGCCCGAGGCCATGCCCGCGCGGTTGTCGGGGGCCGCGCTCATCGCGACGTTGGTCATCTCACCGTTGATCAGCCCGGTGCCCGCCCCCGAGACCAGCGCGCCGCCGACGATGGCCGGCCAGCCCGAGCCCGCGGAGACCGACAGGAACAGCCACAGCGTGCCGGCCGCGACGAGGGCCTGGCCGAGCGCGAGCAGGGCGCCGCCGCGCATCCGGTGGGCCAGGTACTCGCCCAGCCTGGGCACGAACAGGCCGGGCAGCGCGAAGGGCAGCGCGGCCAGGCCCGCCTCCAGCGGGCTGTAGCCGTGCGAGATCTGGAGATAGAGGGGTGTGTAGAGGAAGATCCCCCAGTACGACACCGACAGCACGAGCGCCGCGATCGACGCGCCCACGAAGGCCGGCCGCCGGAAGAGCTCCAGGTCGAACATCGGGTAGCTGTGGCGCCGTTCGACCACCGCGAAGGCGACGCAGGAGACGGCGGTCACGGCCAGCGCCAGCAGCACCGGGAGGCTCGACCAGCCGCTGTCGGGCGCGGCGATCAGGGCGTAGACGAGCGCCCCCGACCCGGCGGTGAAGACGGCCATACCGGTCCAGTCGACCCGCCCGGCCCGCGGGTCGCGGGACTCGCGGACCCTGGCGCGGGTCAGCAGCAGCATGGCCGCGCCCACCGGCACGTTGAGCAGGAAGGCCCAGCGCCAGCCGAGGCCCGAGACGATCAGCCCGCCCAGCAGCGGGCCGAGCCCCGCCCCGGTGCCGACGGCGACCCCGAAGACGGCGAAGGCGCGGGCCCGGGCGCGGCCCTGGAATTCCTGGGTGAGCAGCGGTACGGCCGCGGCGAACATCAGCGCGGCGCCGACGCCCTGGACGCCCCGGGCGAGGTTGAGGACCAGCGCGCTGCCCGCCAGCCCGGCCAGCAGCGAGGCGAGGGTGAAGACGCCGGTGCCGCTCATGAACAGGCGTTTGCGGCCGTAGCGGTCGCCCAGGGTGCCGCCGGCCATCAGCAGCGCGGCGAAGGTGAGGGTGTAGCCGTTGACCACCCATTGCAGCCCGGCGTAGCCGGTGTGCAGCGACTCCTGGATGTCGTGCAGCGCGACGGAGACGATCGTGTAGTCGAGCGGAAGCATGAAGGTGGTGACGCTGACGGCGATCAGTGTCGCCGTCGGGACGCTCAGCCGTCCCGGGCGGTGCGGCGCACCGGCGCCGGTATCCGTATCCATCTCAACGCCAATCATTGTGGATGAGATTGTTCTTCCAGATCTACACCTCGGCTCGCACTCACGTCAAATAATCTCATCGCTGATTATCTCGCCGTCCCGGAAGCCGGGCCGAGTGGGTACGATGGACACATGACCGCGTTGCACGACTCACCGCCGCAGACCGGGCAGGGGCACGAGCAGGGGCAGCCGCACCGGGGGGAGTTCTTCGCCGAACTGGTCGCCGCCCGCCCCGATGTCGCCCTGTGCAAGGCGTCGCTGTTCGCGGTGCGCACGGCCGAGGACGCGGCGGCCACCCACGGCATCACGCTGGCGCAGCACACGATCCTGCAGATGCTCGACACGGCGGGGCCGGCCTCGCAGCAGGCGCTGTCCGACGAACTGCGGATCGACCGCAGCACGATGGTGCGCTGCATCGACGCCCTGGAGAAGGCCGGCCATGTCCAGCGGCACCGCGATCCGGCGGACCGGCGCGCCTACGCGGTGCACATCACCGACGGCGGGCGCGCACTGCTGGGCGAGGCCGAGCGGGAGGTGCCCGGCACTCTCGACCGGACGCTCGCCCCGCTCACCGGCCAGGAGCGCGCGGAGCTGACCCGGCTGCTGGCCAAGCTCGTCACCGGCACGGCTCCGTAGGACCCCGCCGGCGTCGGCGCGGGCTCGATCGACGTCGGCACCCTTGACAGGGCTCCGCCCGCGCTGGCCTTATGGGAGCGCTCCCACTCCTTGGCCCCCCACGGCCTCCCCCCACTCGGAGTCCCCATGTCCAGACGTACGTTCCGCAGAGCGGGTGTCGCCGTCGGCGCCGTCCTCGCGATGCTCTCCCTCACGAACGCGGCGGTGAACGCCACCGCCGCCACGACCGCCGCACCGCGGGCGGCAGGACTGCCGTACCAGGACCCGTCGCTGCCGGTGTCGCAGCGGGTGGACGACCTGCTGGCGCGGATGTCGCTCGACGAGAAGGTCGGGCAGATGACGCAGGTCGACAGGACCGCGCTGACCGCCGCGCCCGGGGACCTGGCGGCGTACCGTATCGGCTCGGTGCTCTCGGGCGGCGGCTCGGCGCCGAGCACGAACAACGCCGGGGCCTGGGCCGACATGTACGACGGCTTCCAGCGGACCGCGCTGGGCACACCGCTGGGCATCCCGATGATCTACGGCATCGACGCGGTGCACGGCGACAACAACGTCTACGGCGCCACCGTCTTCCCGCACGACATCGGGCTCGGCGCGACCCGGGACCCGGCGCTGGTGCAGCAGGTCGGGCGGGTCACCGCCGAGGAGGTGTCGGGGACCGGGATCGACTGGGACTTCGCGCCGTGCCTGTGCGTGGCGCGCAACGACCGGTGGGGGCGCACCTACGAGTCGTTCGGCGAGACGCCGGACCTGCCGTCGCAGATGACCACCGAGATCACCGGGCTCCAGGGCGAGACCCTGGGCGGCCCGGCGTCCGTCCTGGCCACCGCCAAGCACTACATCGGCGACGGCGGCACGGACGGCGGGGTCAACGAGGGCAACACGACCCTGTCGGAGGCCGACCTGCGGGCGATCCACCTGCCGCCCTTCAAGGCC is a window of Streptomyces sp. NBC_01477 DNA encoding:
- a CDS encoding ABC transporter permease produces the protein MPTSARTSRRAALRTLGLNLAAVVIGVAGWALLAHAGTGGLPGPVSVARRAGDMAADGTLLDDSLASLRRVVTGFSIGTALAVPAGFLMGWYPVARGLLEPYVQFFRTIPPLALIPLMIVVLGIGETPKIVVIALAAFLSSVVAAFQGVVSVDRTLLNAARVLGAKDGSIFLRVVVPAAAPFILVGMRIGLGSAWGTLVAAELIAAQQGLGFRMQQAELYYDLPTIFVGLIAIGVLGLVMDRLLLLAERHLTGWQERR
- a CDS encoding ROK family transcriptional regulator; the protein is MLGGMHDHDGPLARLRRGHEELVLGLLRRHGPLSRGQLGQRAGLSRTTLSDIVAELVASGAVVASAKDPGPRRRGRPVELLTLNPQAGQAIGIDFARRAVHVAAANVAHEVIGSASAAHAADLPWPDRIDLADSLVGTLAGGALRLSALGTVGAIGVGVVGPVGHLTSAPPGDAQGREELLAKRFGGPVLLDNNTRLAALAESTWGAAAGRRNVLYLRLSHGVGGGLVVGGALHRGTDGLSGELGHITVDPAGARCECGGTGCLETVASIGAVLRAYRAAGGRAADIAELHSAADAGDRTAHDVLHTVGGHVGAVLAAVCNAVGPGVIVIGGEVADRGTALLTAVEQALDARVLPIARDRVTLRRAELGDVGGALGGIALVLHESPLLAGYPARPDRTDSGPADPDPQEDA
- a CDS encoding formylglycine-generating enzyme family protein, which translates into the protein MVRLAGGSFLMGTADEEGFAADGEGPVRETRLAPFWIDTHAVSNERFAAFAEATGHVTEAERFGWSYVFAAFLPGALRRDAPRPPEAPWWCGVRGASWRAPEGPGSAVGDRGRHPVTHVSWNDAVAYCRWAGGRLPTEAEWEYAARGGLEQRRYPWGDELDPDGAYRCNIWRGRFPTKNTADDGYTATAPVDAFEPNGFGLYNVAGNVWEWCHDWWGTDHPGRDNPRGPASGEAKAMRGGSYLCHRSYCNRYRVAARNRNTPDSTSGNVGFRCARDA
- a CDS encoding MFS transporter produces the protein MDTDTGAGAPHRPGRLSVPTATLIAVSVTTFMLPLDYTIVSVALHDIQESLHTGYAGLQWVVNGYTLTFAALLMAGGTLGDRYGRKRLFMSGTGVFTLASLLAGLAGSALVLNLARGVQGVGAALMFAAAVPLLTQEFQGRARARAFAVFGVAVGTGAGLGPLLGGLIVSGLGWRWAFLLNVPVGAAMLLLTRARVRESRDPRAGRVDWTGMAVFTAGSGALVYALIAAPDSGWSSLPVLLALAVTAVSCVAFAVVERRHSYPMFDLELFRRPAFVGASIAALVLSVSYWGIFLYTPLYLQISHGYSPLEAGLAALPFALPGLFVPRLGEYLAHRMRGGALLALGQALVAAGTLWLFLSVSAGSGWPAIVGGALVSGAGTGLINGEMTNVAMSAAPDNRAGMASGINATMRQIGVALGFAGLGSVLAARVIARLGDLSSGEPGVAGHLHDLGKQVVAGNIGSAADRLPPASREAFVHASRNSFYSGLHLILAVAAAVALAGAVATYVLTRHDGRGGGTTVVAGGSADSTEAVPTAGVPL
- a CDS encoding MarR family winged helix-turn-helix transcriptional regulator, whose protein sequence is MTALHDSPPQTGQGHEQGQPHRGEFFAELVAARPDVALCKASLFAVRTAEDAAATHGITLAQHTILQMLDTAGPASQQALSDELRIDRSTMVRCIDALEKAGHVQRHRDPADRRAYAVHITDGGRALLGEAEREVPGTLDRTLAPLTGQERAELTRLLAKLVTGTAP